In a genomic window of Macaca nemestrina isolate mMacNem1 chromosome 18, mMacNem.hap1, whole genome shotgun sequence:
- the LOC105485000 gene encoding PDZ domain-containing protein 9 isoform X1, which produces MQKASRKNKKERGVSIKVKTSVHNLSKTQQTKLTVGRLGLGLIIIQHGPYLQITHLIRKGAAANDGKLQPGDVLISVGYANVLGYTLREFLQLLQHITVGTVLQIKVYRDFINIPEEWLEIYDLIPEAKFPVTSTPKKMELAKDESFTSSDDNENVDLDRRLQYYRYPWSTAHHPARRPISISRDWHGYKKKNHTISVGKDIDCDVMIHRDDKKEVKAPSPYWIMVKQDNETSSSSTSSTSDAFWLEDCAQVEEGKAQPVSKFG; this is translated from the exons ATGCAGAAGGCCTCccgcaaaaacaaaaaag AAAGAGGAGTCAGCATCAAGGTCAAAACATCTGTACACAACTTGAGCAAAACACAGCAGACCAAACTCACTGTGGGCAGGCTGGGATTAGGCCTCATCATCATCCAGCATGGACCCTACCTCCAGATCACCCACCTCATCAGGAAGGGGGCTGCAGCCAACGACGGGAAACTTCAGCCAG GTGATGTTCTGATTAGTGTTGGCTATGCCAATGTGTTAGGATATACTCTTCGAGAATTTTTACAGCTTTTGCAACATATCACCGTTGGAACAGTGCTACAAATCAAGGTTTACAGAGATTTTATTAACATTCCTGAAGAATGGCTAGAAATATATGATTTAATCCCGGAGGCCAAATTCCCAGTAACAAG CACACCAAAGAAAATGGAGCTGGCAAAAGATGAATCTTTCACAAGCAGTGATGATAATGAAAATGTAGATTTAGATAGAAGACTTCAATATTATAGATATCCGTGGTCAACTGCGCATCACCCTGCAAGGAGACCAATATCCATCTCCAGAGACTGGCATGGATATAAGAAGAAGAACCATACTATTAGTGTAGGAAAAGACATTGATTGTGACGTGATGATTCACAGAGATGATAAGAAAGAAGTGAAGGCGCCTTCTCCATACTGGATAATGGTGAAGCAAGACAATGAAACCTCTTCCTCCTCTACTTCCTCTACCTCAGATGCATTTTGGCTGGAAGATTGTGCCCAAGTTGAAGAGGGTAAAGCCCAACCGGTATCAAAGTTTGGTTAG
- the LOC105485000 gene encoding PDZ domain-containing protein 9 isoform X3 produces the protein MAEGEEEGGDVLISVGYANVLGYTLREFLQLLQHITVGTVLQIKVYRDFINIPEEWLEIYDLIPEAKFPVTSTPKKMELAKDESFTSSDDNENVDLDRRLQYYRYPWSTAHHPARRPISISRDWHGYKKKNHTISVGKDIDCDVMIHRDDKKEVKAPSPYWIMVKQDNETSSSSTSSTSDAFWLEDCAQVEEGKAQPVSKFG, from the exons atggcggaaggtgaagaggaaggag GTGATGTTCTGATTAGTGTTGGCTATGCCAATGTGTTAGGATATACTCTTCGAGAATTTTTACAGCTTTTGCAACATATCACCGTTGGAACAGTGCTACAAATCAAGGTTTACAGAGATTTTATTAACATTCCTGAAGAATGGCTAGAAATATATGATTTAATCCCGGAGGCCAAATTCCCAGTAACAAG CACACCAAAGAAAATGGAGCTGGCAAAAGATGAATCTTTCACAAGCAGTGATGATAATGAAAATGTAGATTTAGATAGAAGACTTCAATATTATAGATATCCGTGGTCAACTGCGCATCACCCTGCAAGGAGACCAATATCCATCTCCAGAGACTGGCATGGATATAAGAAGAAGAACCATACTATTAGTGTAGGAAAAGACATTGATTGTGACGTGATGATTCACAGAGATGATAAGAAAGAAGTGAAGGCGCCTTCTCCATACTGGATAATGGTGAAGCAAGACAATGAAACCTCTTCCTCCTCTACTTCCTCTACCTCAGATGCATTTTGGCTGGAAGATTGTGCCCAAGTTGAAGAGGGTAAAGCCCAACCGGTATCAAAGTTTGGTTAG
- the LOC105485000 gene encoding PDZ domain-containing protein 9 isoform X2, with translation MQKASRKNKKGDVLISVGYANVLGYTLREFLQLLQHITVGTVLQIKVYRDFINIPEEWLEIYDLIPEAKFPVTSTPKKMELAKDESFTSSDDNENVDLDRRLQYYRYPWSTAHHPARRPISISRDWHGYKKKNHTISVGKDIDCDVMIHRDDKKEVKAPSPYWIMVKQDNETSSSSTSSTSDAFWLEDCAQVEEGKAQPVSKFG, from the exons ATGCAGAAGGCCTCccgcaaaaacaaaaaag GTGATGTTCTGATTAGTGTTGGCTATGCCAATGTGTTAGGATATACTCTTCGAGAATTTTTACAGCTTTTGCAACATATCACCGTTGGAACAGTGCTACAAATCAAGGTTTACAGAGATTTTATTAACATTCCTGAAGAATGGCTAGAAATATATGATTTAATCCCGGAGGCCAAATTCCCAGTAACAAG CACACCAAAGAAAATGGAGCTGGCAAAAGATGAATCTTTCACAAGCAGTGATGATAATGAAAATGTAGATTTAGATAGAAGACTTCAATATTATAGATATCCGTGGTCAACTGCGCATCACCCTGCAAGGAGACCAATATCCATCTCCAGAGACTGGCATGGATATAAGAAGAAGAACCATACTATTAGTGTAGGAAAAGACATTGATTGTGACGTGATGATTCACAGAGATGATAAGAAAGAAGTGAAGGCGCCTTCTCCATACTGGATAATGGTGAAGCAAGACAATGAAACCTCTTCCTCCTCTACTTCCTCTACCTCAGATGCATTTTGGCTGGAAGATTGTGCCCAAGTTGAAGAGGGTAAAGCCCAACCGGTATCAAAGTTTGGTTAG